The following proteins are encoded in a genomic region of Sorangiineae bacterium MSr12523:
- a CDS encoding carboxylesterase family protein, whose product MMRLFLSVGLAAAFIGCSADAPQSGMNREMELGAQAADPLVVSTTRGQVRGKMDKGVPAFLGIPFAKPPVGERRFRTPEPLDQNWEGVRDATHYGSACLQLMPQKSSLGSEDCLYLNVFTPPNAAVSGAKKKVMFWLFGGGLTAGAGDQDLIFNGTGNLYHGATFALEQDTVVVTINYRLGELGFTAHPALSAEDPHGSSGNYGILDQIAALQWVHDNIANFGGDPNQVTIFGESAGAVSVGLLLVSPLASGLFSAAIMESGGIGVAPREHRYNQGKDVVTREGCALAKDIPACLRSRPGIDFLNPGGNGLFITDLFVNLIHEGHMWWLWYGPNVDNYVFTGDPYTTMREGRHNKVPLIVGHNAQEAALVPYLGTDLASYELAISAVGGPFAADIKKMYPYFNPFPNGRQAVIDAGTDVIFACDERRVARNALKGGTPAVYRYVWTHGYRPPHVLSALEGAFHAAEFPFIWNTTDAFLYPQTSAEQLLGTRARTYWTHLVDGNPNLAGLPEWPKYDLKDEKTLVLDTSVSTVNNPRGAYCDYFDKALNQY is encoded by the coding sequence ATGATGAGACTTTTCCTCAGCGTGGGGTTGGCCGCGGCATTCATCGGGTGTTCGGCCGACGCGCCGCAAAGCGGCATGAACCGGGAGATGGAGCTCGGGGCGCAGGCGGCCGATCCGCTGGTCGTATCGACCACGCGCGGGCAGGTTCGCGGCAAGATGGACAAGGGGGTTCCGGCCTTCCTGGGCATTCCATTCGCGAAGCCACCGGTGGGCGAGCGGCGCTTCCGTACGCCGGAGCCGCTCGACCAAAACTGGGAGGGTGTGCGCGATGCGACGCACTATGGGAGCGCGTGTCTGCAGCTGATGCCGCAGAAGTCCTCCTTGGGCAGCGAGGATTGCCTTTACCTCAACGTGTTCACGCCGCCGAATGCCGCGGTATCGGGCGCGAAGAAGAAGGTCATGTTCTGGCTCTTCGGCGGCGGGCTCACCGCAGGCGCCGGCGATCAGGACCTCATCTTCAACGGCACCGGCAACCTTTACCACGGTGCGACCTTCGCCCTCGAGCAGGACACCGTCGTCGTCACGATCAATTACCGGCTCGGCGAGTTGGGATTCACTGCCCACCCCGCACTGTCGGCGGAGGATCCGCACGGCTCGTCCGGCAACTACGGCATTTTGGACCAGATTGCCGCGCTGCAGTGGGTGCACGACAACATTGCGAACTTTGGCGGCGATCCCAATCAGGTGACCATTTTCGGCGAGTCGGCCGGCGCGGTCAGCGTCGGGTTGCTTCTCGTCTCCCCGCTGGCCAGCGGCTTGTTCTCGGCGGCCATCATGGAGAGCGGCGGCATTGGCGTGGCCCCGCGCGAGCACCGCTACAACCAGGGTAAGGACGTGGTCACGCGCGAGGGGTGCGCACTCGCGAAGGACATTCCCGCGTGTCTGCGCTCGCGCCCGGGGATCGACTTTTTGAATCCGGGGGGCAATGGGCTGTTCATCACCGACTTGTTCGTGAACTTGATCCACGAAGGGCACATGTGGTGGCTCTGGTATGGCCCCAACGTCGACAATTACGTCTTCACGGGTGATCCGTATACGACCATGCGTGAGGGCCGGCACAACAAGGTGCCGCTCATCGTGGGGCACAATGCGCAGGAGGCCGCCCTCGTTCCGTATTTGGGGACGGATCTCGCGTCGTATGAATTGGCCATCAGCGCCGTGGGCGGGCCATTCGCGGCGGATATCAAAAAGATGTATCCGTATTTCAATCCATTTCCGAATGGCCGCCAGGCGGTCATCGATGCGGGGACGGACGTCATCTTCGCCTGCGACGAGCGGCGTGTGGCACGCAATGCGCTAAAGGGTGGGACGCCCGCCGTGTACCGCTACGTGTGGACCCACGGCTACCGTCCGCCGCACGTTCTCTCCGCGCTCGAGGGCGCGTTCCACGCAGCCGAATTTCCATTCATCTGGAATACGACGGACGCGTTCCTCTATCCGCAAACGTCGGCCGAGCAGCTTCTCGGCACGCGGGCCCGCACGTATTGGACGCACCTGGTGGACGGCAATCCCAATCTTGCCGGTTTGCCGGAGTGGCCGAAATACGATCTGAAGGACGAAAAGACGCTGGTGCTCGATACCAGCGTTTCCACCGTGAACAATCCGCGCGGTGCGTACTGCGATTATTTCGACAAGGCGCTCAATCAATATTGA
- a CDS encoding long-chain fatty acid--CoA ligase → MFDGNAIAKNPATPLAASCKTLPELFLQRVLRTPKRLAWKRKSGQQWVESNWSEFYESAAAVATWLIDAGLSVGDKITIIGSTRPEWCIADMAGLLAGAVTVGAYPTLSVPQLGHILEHSDSRFVFVEDAEQLEKVLALLPGLPKVEAVLVWETRGLESVFAVEPKVRPFTEALITSVDVVGVQMRASQVDEKNTAIIVYTSGTTGPPKGAMLSHRNIMTLLRGVGFVPLEEGDVCLSFLPMAHAAERIVAHYLRINYGTGTAYATSTSAVIHELREVQPTHFGSVPRIFEKAYARIQNELTKAPPLKQGIFRWAEGVAQHAVHHWQEGKPIPRALRLQYKVADRLVYSKLRAHFGGKVRFLLTGAAPTPKKIIEFFWGIGFPVFEVYGMTEATAITHMNRPGAVRLGSVGKVVDFCEEKLAEDGEILVRGDVVFQGYYKDPQATAEMIDADGWLHTGDIGKHDGDGYLYIVDRKKHLIITAGGKNLTPSNIENEIKAEDAIISQVHAHGDRRAYVTALVSISPMEGIDWALKKGLVERPDVSDRMKRALMENPLAQPEGLDALMKRLALEADVRERIAEAVRRGNQKLSRVEQVKRVYILDREFSLEHDEITPTLKIKRKIVEKSFGRVFDQLYTDPSFGITVEAER, encoded by the coding sequence ATGTTCGATGGGAATGCGATCGCCAAGAACCCGGCGACACCGCTCGCCGCGAGCTGCAAGACGTTGCCGGAGCTGTTTCTCCAGCGCGTCTTGCGCACGCCGAAGCGATTGGCCTGGAAGCGGAAGTCGGGCCAGCAGTGGGTCGAGTCCAACTGGAGTGAGTTTTACGAATCCGCAGCCGCGGTGGCCACGTGGCTCATCGACGCCGGCCTCTCGGTGGGCGACAAGATCACCATCATCGGTAGCACGCGCCCCGAATGGTGCATCGCGGACATGGCCGGGCTCTTGGCCGGTGCGGTGACGGTCGGCGCCTACCCGACGCTGTCCGTCCCGCAACTTGGGCACATCCTGGAGCACTCGGATTCGAGGTTCGTGTTCGTCGAGGACGCGGAGCAGCTCGAGAAAGTGCTCGCTTTGCTGCCCGGCCTGCCCAAGGTGGAGGCGGTGCTGGTTTGGGAAACGCGCGGGCTGGAATCGGTGTTCGCCGTGGAGCCCAAGGTGCGGCCTTTCACCGAGGCGCTGATCACCTCGGTGGACGTGGTGGGCGTGCAGATGCGCGCATCGCAGGTCGACGAAAAGAACACCGCGATCATCGTCTACACGAGCGGCACGACGGGGCCGCCCAAGGGGGCGATGCTTTCGCACCGCAACATCATGACGCTGCTTCGGGGCGTCGGTTTCGTTCCCCTCGAGGAGGGGGACGTTTGCCTGAGTTTTCTGCCCATGGCCCATGCGGCCGAGCGGATCGTCGCGCACTATTTGCGAATCAATTACGGGACGGGGACGGCGTACGCGACGAGTACGTCCGCGGTCATTCACGAATTGCGCGAGGTGCAGCCGACGCACTTCGGCAGCGTGCCGCGCATCTTCGAGAAGGCGTACGCGCGCATTCAGAACGAGCTGACCAAGGCGCCGCCGCTCAAGCAGGGGATCTTCCGTTGGGCCGAGGGCGTGGCGCAGCATGCGGTGCACCATTGGCAAGAAGGCAAACCCATTCCGCGGGCGCTGCGCCTTCAATACAAGGTGGCCGATCGGCTGGTGTACTCCAAGTTGCGCGCGCACTTCGGTGGCAAGGTGCGGTTCCTTCTCACGGGGGCGGCGCCCACGCCCAAGAAGATCATCGAGTTCTTCTGGGGAATCGGCTTCCCGGTGTTCGAGGTGTACGGCATGACGGAGGCCACGGCGATCACGCACATGAACCGGCCCGGCGCCGTTCGCCTCGGATCGGTGGGAAAGGTGGTCGACTTCTGCGAGGAAAAGCTCGCCGAAGACGGCGAAATTCTGGTGCGCGGCGACGTCGTCTTCCAGGGCTACTACAAGGACCCGCAGGCCACGGCGGAGATGATCGATGCCGATGGATGGCTGCACACCGGCGACATCGGCAAGCACGATGGCGATGGGTACCTCTACATCGTCGACCGGAAGAAGCATTTGATCATTACCGCCGGTGGAAAGAACCTGACGCCGAGCAACATCGAAAACGAGATCAAGGCCGAGGATGCGATCATCAGTCAGGTGCATGCCCACGGCGATCGACGGGCTTACGTGACCGCGTTGGTTTCGATCAGCCCGATGGAGGGTATCGACTGGGCGCTGAAGAAGGGGCTCGTCGAACGACCCGACGTGTCGGATCGCATGAAACGGGCGCTGATGGAGAATCCATTGGCCCAGCCCGAGGGGCTGGACGCGCTCATGAAGCGTCTGGCGCTGGAGGCCGACGTTCGCGAGCGCATCGCCGAGGCCGTGCGACGCGGGAACCAAAAGCTCTCGCGCGTCGAGCAAGTCAAACGCGTGTACATCTTGGACCGCGAGTTCTCGCTCGAACATGACGAGATCACGCCCACGTTGAAGATCAAGCGCAAGATCGTCGAGAAGTCGTTCGGGCGGGTGTTCGACCAGCTCTACACGGATCCGTCGTTCGGGATCACGGTGGAAGCGGAGAGGTGA